Sequence from the Fulvivirga ligni genome:
TAACTCAGAAAGTGTATGGCAATCATAAGATGATCATTCAAGCTATAGATAATAGTATTAAATTTGAGCAGATAAGTCCCTTTTATGGCTCCGATTCCTCATTTAGACAACCAACTTTAAAGGTCCCACCATCCTTTAAGAATACCATTGAAAGGCGAAGCATATATACACAAGTTCAGAATGTATATTCTAAGGATTCAATTTTTTTACAAGAAAACGCTGAAATAAAAGATGCATTCTATGGAGTGCCAGACCATGTCTATTGGCTTGATAATTATACCCGGTTCCCTACCATGGAAGAAGTATTGAGAGAATACGTTGAGCAAGTACAAGTGCGAAAGAAAGGTGACATTTACAGCTTACATGTTTGGGATAATTCTCACCAACACTTTTTTGAATCCAACCCTATTGTATTGTTCAATGGGATTCCTATTACCAGTATGAATGAAGTCATGAAGATTGATCCCCTGAAAATTCAATCAATTGAGATAATCACATCACAGTACATTATGAGTCCTCAAGTTTGGTGGGCAGGAATAGTTAGTTTAAAATCATATCCTGATTATCAAAATGAAACACTTATAGCTGAATCTCAAAGTGTTATAGAATTCAACGGTCTCAGCCCTGAACTTAAGTTCTACTCTCCCGACTACTCCACCAACAACAATAAAAGAATTCCAGATTTCAGAAACCTACTTTACTGGGAGCCCACTGTAATTTTGGAGGCACAGAAAGCAAAAGAAATAAGTTTTTATACGTCTGATATAAAAGGGAAATATATCATCAAAATAGAAGGCTGGACTAGTAATGGTCAATTTATTCAGGCTGAAGAGACTTTTGAAGTAAAATAATCCATAGCTTTATTGTTGAAAGCTATTTTATGTCTAAATACATTTTACTTCTTACTTTTCTGGCTTTTGCTCATGTAAAGGCCCACTCCCAAACCAAAACTGATCTACTGCTGATAGCAGAGTCTTCTTGGGAAAAAGGAGATACCACTCAGGCTCTCAAGCAGTTTCATGATATTCTGAGGGTGTATCCTCAAAGTTTTACTGCTGCCAAAAGGCTAGCTGAAATCTATCTGATTAAAAATGAATATGGGCCGGCGGTTCAGTATTGTAATATTGCCCTTGATGTAACAGACAATTATCAAGCGCAGGCAGACGAGGCTTTAAAAACATTAACCGACTCGGCAGCCATAGCCATAGAGAAGGATAAGATTGCACATTATATTGACGATAGAGCCAGCATTCATCACCTAAAAGGTAATATCCGCCTGAAACAGATGAGAACACAGGATGCCATCAAGGAATATAAGGCTTCTCTGGAGCTGGTGAACAGTACGGAGGCCTCCATTGACCTGGCCCTGGTATACCTTGAAATTGGCTTCAGCAGAGATGCTATCGGAATTTTACAACAGGTAATCAATAAAGAACCAGACCATGCCAGAGGCTACTTTAACCTGGCCAATGTGTACAATAAACTCCAAATGCCAGACAGTGCATTCATATATTATGACAAGGCCATTGAGCGTGATCCTGATTTAAAGTGGCCTTATTTGTATCAAGGTCGTCTGCTTACCAAGAATGAGAAATTTGAAAAAGCCGTAGAAAGTTATGACCACTTCATCGCCCTTGACAGTACCAACGAAGAGGTGTATTTCAGACGTGCTGTTCTAAAGAGTGAGTTGAGAAATTGGTCCAGCGCTGTACAGGACTGGCAAAAAGTACTCTCTTTAAACCCTAACAATGCCGATGCCTGGAGAAATCAGGGGCTTAGCTACTTTCAGATGGCCAATTATGACTCTGCCATTATGAGCTTCGATCAGGCCTTGAAATTCAATCCAGAAGAAAGTTATACCTACATTAATCGTGGCTACAGCTATTACCTTAAAGGCGAACCAAAGAAGGCTTTGGAAGATCTAGATTATGGATTGAAGGGTTTGAAAAACTACTATCTGGGGTATTATTTCAGGGCACTTACCTTACACCAACTAGGCAAAAAGAAAGATGCTTGTGAAGATATTCAAAAGGCACTCTCTCTTGGCATGAAGCAGTCAGCCATAGAAGAGAAAGTGTTTAAAAAATGCTTTTAATCCATTGAACCAAAACAACCACTTTGATGTCATTATAATTGGTGCCGGACCTGCAGGCACAGCAGCGGCCATTGAACTTGGGAAAGCCAATGCAAAGGTGGCGGTAATTGATAAGGCCGTTTTTCCCAGAGATAAAACCTGTGGAGATGCATTAAGTGTAGACGTTATCAATCAGCTAGAAAAACTCTCCCCCGAGCTGGCACAAGATTTCCAATCACTCAGCGACAAAACGGCATCTTACGGAGTAAAGATTGTAGCTCCAAATCAAAAAGAGGTAGAGATACCGTTTCTTTATCAGGGAGAGGAAAAATGCGGCTATATATGTCCACGGCTTAGCTTTGACCACCTGCTTTTCAAGCATATGAAATCTTACTCGTCGGTGGAAGTTTTTGAAGGTCAGAAGGTTAGTTCAATTATTAGGACTAAAGATGTGGTCTCTGTGATTACAGAGGGTCAAACTTTCTCTGCGCCACTGATAATAGGTGCGGATGGAGCACAAAGTGTCGTAGCCAAACAGTTGGCGGAACAACGCCTGGACAAGAAGCACCATAGTGGTGGATTAAGAGTTTACTACGAGCAGATTGAGGGCTTTACCTCTGACAATAAAATTGAACTACATTTCTTTAAGAATATTCTACCCGGCTATTTATGGATATTTCCATTACCTAATGGAAAAGCCAACGTAGGTTTGGGTATGCTCTCATCCGTAATCTCATCTAAAAAGATTAACCTTAAGGAGGTACTAAAGGAGCTCCTGAGCAACCACCCTTCATTAAAGGAGCGCTTTTCAACTTCAAAACCTTTGGAAAGTATTAAAGGTTTTGGGCTGCCTCTAGGCTCCAAAAAACGATCAGTTTCTGGAGATAATTACCTACTGACTGGTGATGCCGCCGGCCTGATAGATCCCTTCAGTGGTGAAGGCATTGGGAATGCTTTAAGAAGCGGGCGTTTTGCAGCGGATCACGCTCTCCTATGCCTCAAGACTAATGACTTCTCAAAGGAATTTAACGTGCAATACGATAATTATTTGTTTGGGAAAATCTGGAATGAGCTACAAATAAGTCATACTTTACAACGGTTGTGTAAATATCCCAGGGTATTTAATTTTGTAGTAAACAAGGCCAGAAAAAGTCCTCATGTACATAATTTTCTGGTAGACTCTTTGGCCAATGTAAGCGTAAAAAAACACCTTTCAAATCCAGTGTTTTATTTCAAATTACTGTTTAGGTAGCGGAAGATAACAGGGACTGAACAGACTCCTCCATGTCCTTTAAGCTGAAAGGCTTTTCTATAAATGCATCTGCACCGCCTTCTTCTGCTAATGCCCTCGCATCTTTGCTGGCGGTGAAAAGCAATACGGGCGTTTTAGAAAATTCAGCATCCTTTTTTATCAGCTGCGTGGCCTTTACTCCACCTATTGTAGGAATCCAGTTATCCATAATAACTGCATCAGGTCTCACCACTGTTAGATCAGCTATTACCTCCCCGCATGACTGACGTGTATGCACCTCATACCCGTTTCTCTCCAGGATATATTTACATATCTCAAGGATGTCATCATCGTCATCGTAGACCAAAATTTTCGTAGCCATAAATATAAATGTATGGTTTTATATTCAGGCTAACAAAGCTACGCTGAATAAGTTATAATTTAAGTTGAGAATTTACGCTTTGGCTAATTTAAAGTAGAATCTAGACCCTTCTCCTTCTTTACTTTCTACCTGAAGCTGACTTTGGTGTCTGGCTATAATCTCAGAACTAATGTATAATCCAAGACCCACACCCTGGAAATCGTGATATGCTTGTTCTACTCTGAAGAAACGATCGAATATATGCTCCATTTGCTCTGCAGGTATGCCTATGCCATGATCAATGACTGAAATCTCCACGGCATCAGCCAAATCTTTAGCTTCTACAATCACCTCTTTTTTATTAGGTGAATATTTAATGGCGTTAGTCAGCAAATTACAAACTACCTGCTCAAGCCTTACCTTATCACCTATAATTACCTGATTAAAATCTCCCTTAATAATTACTTGATGGCCCTTGCTTTGGTGAATCATCTGTTCCACACAATCTTCTACAATTTCTGCCACTGTAAATTCAGAAAAATGATATTCTAACTTACCTGATTGTATTCGAGAGACATCTAGCAGATCATTAATTAAGCCCAAAAGCTTATCAACATGAGTAGAAGCCTTACCAACAAACCTACCTATCATATCGTAGGCTTTATCTTCAAGCAATGTTTCTATGATTTCTATGGATCCCTTAATGCTGGTCACCGGAGTTTTCAGTTCATGAGATGCTACGCTTATGAACTCATCTTTTTGCTGTTCCAGCTGCTTTAATTTGGTAATATCTCTGGATACAGCCGTTAAAGCTTCCACTTTACCCTTTCCATCATAAACTGGAGCAATGAGGATATCCCACCATTTTGGTGTTCCTTTTACAGTGGCTTTAAAGCCTTGAAAATGGCTAATATTTCCTTTTATAGCGCCATCCACTGCTTCTTGAACCTTCTTCCTGTCCTCTCCATCCCAGAAGTGAATCCAGTTTTTACCTTTTATGATATCGAAACTGTCTAACTCCAGCATTTTAAGCCCTTGCTTATTAATGCTTTGCAAAGTTCCATCGAAATCCAAAGCCTTTATACAATCAGGACTACTTTCTAATAACAACCGGTTGTACTCCTCACTTTTCCTAAGGGCTTCTTCTGCATCTCTCAGATCAGTGATATCTGTATTGGTACCAAACCAATGTTTTACCTTCCCTTCCTCATCCCTTATCGGCACTGCTCTGGATAGAAACCACCGGTAACTACCATCTCTTCCTTTAAGAGGGAAAGTGTCTTCCCAAACCACGCCTTTGGCAAAAGATTCACTGATTTTATTGGCCACTCTATCCACATGTTCAGGATGGTGGCACCTTTTCCATCCCCAACCTTTTACCTGCTCCAGGGTTGTACCTGTGTAATCATACCATCTACGGTTATACCAGGTAATGTCACCTGATTCATCTGTTATCCAAGCCAGCTGAGATATATTATCGGCTAAGGTTCTAAAGTGTTCTTCACTATCTCTAAGGGCTTTTTCGATCTCTTTACTACTCGTAATATCAATCATAGAACCTATTATCCTCAAGGCTCTCCCTTCCGAATTATACTGAATATAGGCACGATCCAAAATTTCTGCATAGCTACCATCAGATCTTTTGAATCTATACTCCATCATCCAAGAAGTGGCTTTTGCTTCTAATAATTCTTTGAAAGTGAAAGAAATTCTAGGAAAGTCATCCGGATGAACTCGCTGTTCCCACCAGCTTAATTCACTAATGGTATCATTATATTCATAACCAAAAACATCGGTCATGGCATCATTCCACCAAAGCCTATCGTTTTGTAGGTCCCAATCCCAAATTACATCTTTAGTAGCTTTAGATATGAGATCAAACCGATGGTTGATAACCCTGAGTTCTTCTTCAATCAATTTTTGATTATGGATATCAGTATTGGTTCCCAACCACATCTCAATCTTGCCTTCCTCATTTCTTACAGGCTCCGCACGGCCCAGGTGCCATCGGTAAGCACCATCATATCTTCTCAGCCTGTATTCTATCTCATAGCTTTCGCCACTGCTTAGTGCTCGCTGCCAGGTTTCTACAGTTCTTTCCAAATCATCAGGGTGATGAATCGGCTTATCTTTCCAGCCCCAGCCTTCAGTATTCTCTGTATTCTTCACATAGTCATACCAGCGCTGATTATAGTATATGATATCCCCTACAGCATCGGCCACAAAAGCCATTTGAGGCATAGCTTCGGCATAAGTTTGGAATAGAAACTGATTTTTCTTCTCAATTTCTTCACTGAGCTTTCTATCAGTAATATCTGCAATGAACCCCTCTATAAAAGTATTCCCTTTTTTATCGGAAATGCTTTGTCCTCTATCTGAAAGCCAGGTATAGTTTCCCTCCTTGGTCTTTATTCGATAATTTAAAGTGTAGTTAGATGATTGACCACTACTGATCTCCTCGAGCGCATCATTCAAGGCCATTTGATCATCTGGATGGATGATGTTTTTCCATACAAAATCTGCCTCAAGTTCATCCAGGTCGTAACCACTTATTTCAGCCACGCCTATACTCATGAAGACAAAGTTCCATGGATCATTTACATTAAATCGATAAACGCCTCCTGGTAGGTTGGTAAGGAGATGATCTAATCGTTGGGCATTGGCTTCCAGTTCCTTACGCTTATGATGTTCATCGGTGAAATCCACCCCATGCATAACTACTCCAATGGTTTTACCTAAATCATTTTTATAAGGATGAAAAATGAATTTAATACAAAGGGCCTTTCCCTTTATTTTGGAATTAAATACAATTTCCTCTTCTATAGCCTCATCATAAAAGGCTACTTTTTTTAATACGGAAACTATATCTAATGGCCATTGAAATGTAATGCTCTCGAAAGGCTTTGCTATAAGCTCTTCCCCGCTCTTTAATAGCTTTCT
This genomic interval carries:
- a CDS encoding response regulator; protein product: MATKILVYDDDDDILEICKYILERNGYEVHTRQSCGEVIADLTVVRPDAVIMDNWIPTIGGVKATQLIKKDAEFSKTPVLLFTASKDARALAEEGGADAFIEKPFSLKDMEESVQSLLSSAT
- a CDS encoding PAS domain S-box protein; its protein translation is MENTNAYVQDHKLSDVLMNAPTYDAVLVGDSYVLEFANYSFRKLLKSGEELIAKPFESITFQWPLDIVSVLKKVAFYDEAIEEEIVFNSKIKGKALCIKFIFHPYKNDLGKTIGVVMHGVDFTDEHHKRKELEANAQRLDHLLTNLPGGVYRFNVNDPWNFVFMSIGVAEISGYDLDELEADFVWKNIIHPDDQMALNDALEEISSGQSSNYTLNYRIKTKEGNYTWLSDRGQSISDKKGNTFIEGFIADITDRKLSEEIEKKNQFLFQTYAEAMPQMAFVADAVGDIIYYNQRWYDYVKNTENTEGWGWKDKPIHHPDDLERTVETWQRALSSGESYEIEYRLRRYDGAYRWHLGRAEPVRNEEGKIEMWLGTNTDIHNQKLIEEELRVINHRFDLISKATKDVIWDWDLQNDRLWWNDAMTDVFGYEYNDTISELSWWEQRVHPDDFPRISFTFKELLEAKATSWMMEYRFKRSDGSYAEILDRAYIQYNSEGRALRIIGSMIDITSSKEIEKALRDSEEHFRTLADNISQLAWITDESGDITWYNRRWYDYTGTTLEQVKGWGWKRCHHPEHVDRVANKISESFAKGVVWEDTFPLKGRDGSYRWFLSRAVPIRDEEGKVKHWFGTNTDITDLRDAEEALRKSEEYNRLLLESSPDCIKALDFDGTLQSINKQGLKMLELDSFDIIKGKNWIHFWDGEDRKKVQEAVDGAIKGNISHFQGFKATVKGTPKWWDILIAPVYDGKGKVEALTAVSRDITKLKQLEQQKDEFISVASHELKTPVTSIKGSIEIIETLLEDKAYDMIGRFVGKASTHVDKLLGLINDLLDVSRIQSGKLEYHFSEFTVAEIVEDCVEQMIHQSKGHQVIIKGDFNQVIIGDKVRLEQVVCNLLTNAIKYSPNKKEVIVEAKDLADAVEISVIDHGIGIPAEQMEHIFDRFFRVEQAYHDFQGVGLGLYISSEIIARHQSQLQVESKEGEGSRFYFKLAKA
- a CDS encoding NAD(P)/FAD-dependent oxidoreductase, which produces MNQNNHFDVIIIGAGPAGTAAAIELGKANAKVAVIDKAVFPRDKTCGDALSVDVINQLEKLSPELAQDFQSLSDKTASYGVKIVAPNQKEVEIPFLYQGEEKCGYICPRLSFDHLLFKHMKSYSSVEVFEGQKVSSIIRTKDVVSVITEGQTFSAPLIIGADGAQSVVAKQLAEQRLDKKHHSGGLRVYYEQIEGFTSDNKIELHFFKNILPGYLWIFPLPNGKANVGLGMLSSVISSKKINLKEVLKELLSNHPSLKERFSTSKPLESIKGFGLPLGSKKRSVSGDNYLLTGDAAGLIDPFSGEGIGNALRSGRFAADHALLCLKTNDFSKEFNVQYDNYLFGKIWNELQISHTLQRLCKYPRVFNFVVNKARKSPHVHNFLVDSLANVSVKKHLSNPVFYFKLLFR
- a CDS encoding tetratricopeptide repeat protein, whose product is MSKYILLLTFLAFAHVKAHSQTKTDLLLIAESSWEKGDTTQALKQFHDILRVYPQSFTAAKRLAEIYLIKNEYGPAVQYCNIALDVTDNYQAQADEALKTLTDSAAIAIEKDKIAHYIDDRASIHHLKGNIRLKQMRTQDAIKEYKASLELVNSTEASIDLALVYLEIGFSRDAIGILQQVINKEPDHARGYFNLANVYNKLQMPDSAFIYYDKAIERDPDLKWPYLYQGRLLTKNEKFEKAVESYDHFIALDSTNEEVYFRRAVLKSELRNWSSAVQDWQKVLSLNPNNADAWRNQGLSYFQMANYDSAIMSFDQALKFNPEESYTYINRGYSYYLKGEPKKALEDLDYGLKGLKNYYLGYYFRALTLHQLGKKKDACEDIQKALSLGMKQSAIEEKVFKKCF